The Paenibacillus beijingensis nucleotide sequence GGCGCCTTCCAGATGCTTAAGTCTTTCCTCTTCCGGCACATCGTAAATTGGCCCAAGGAAGTAATCGTTCTGGCTCCAGTTAACAAGGGTGATGTCGCTCTCATATAATCCATCACTAAATATGGAAGCATCTATGATTCTCCGATACGTCCAAAGCGGCATGGGCTCGATACCATCCGGGAAAAAGGCGATTTCTTTCATTTCATCTTCCTTATTCACATCCGGTATGATCCAGCTGAGCTGAGGATACCGAGAAAATCCGGGAACGAATGCCCGCCAGAATTCATACTGCTCCGGTTTATCGATCGTAAAGTCGCCGCCTTCCTTATAGTCAAGCGCGAACACATGAGTAATCGATTGGATGTCAAGCGGATCCGACTTCTCCGGAGCATGCGGTTCTCCTGTTTCGCTGTGGGCCTCGGCTCCAGTCACATATTCTACGCCGGCTATCGGCAGTACATCACCGCATTCAGTGGCATCCAAATAGCAGGCACCTTGCAGCGTTATCATTACCCCTGTCGTTATGTGCCGCACCGTGACCGATTTGATGTAATCTTCTTCAGTAGCAGCATCCACCGGTCGAAATCCGTAATACACGGCAATACGGCCGCTGTTGACGTATGGTGCCAGCATATCTTCAATCACGCGTAAAGCAACCTTTGGCTCGTGGCAGAGGCGGCTTACCCACCCGTTGCCGGGGTTCAAAATCTCCTCCCGACGGGTCTCTTCTCTCAATGGATAGTTATCCTTATAATACCGCCGCACCCTTTCACGGAATTCCCTATACGTCCGGGTGCAGCCGAAACTTTCTATCCATGAATGCTCATCCGGGGGAACCGCCTGGCTTGTCAATTGGCCACCAAGCCAATCCGTTTCCTCCGTCAGGATGACTTGAAGTCCCATCTTCGCACCAGCCATTGCAGCCATACAACCTCCGAGTCCACCGCCCAGCACGATTATATCCGCAGTCTCTTTCATTCTCATCGCCTTTCTGCAGAGCTTCAATTATGAATTTATTGTATCATTATTTGAAGAATTATCCCACTATTTTATTATATTTAGAATAAAATATCCAATATAAAATAAATTTAAAGGAACGATCATTAACGATCGTTCCTTAGGCAAATCTGTTATCCAATGTCTCATGCAATGGCGGTTAAAAAGGTTGCTTCAATACAGCTTGTCGGCTACTGAACGAGCCGTTTTCTCCAGCGAGTCTTTCGCCGTACCCTTCTTCAGCATCAGCAGTGTACAGAGGATGTCCAGCAGATGAATTTGCGAAAATTTCGTCGATAAAGCCCCACCTTCAGTCGGCAATTCCCTAGAAGGAACCAAAAGAACATTGTCGGCATAAGCGGCAATAGGAGAACGAAGATGTCCCGTAAGACAAATGACGACCGCTCCGTTATTCTTCGCTTGGCGAACCGGGTCAACCAGGTCCCGGGTGCTGCCGGATGTGGAGATGCCGAAGACAAGGTCCCCTTTCTTCACCAGTGCGGCGGACATTGCAATGATATGCGCGTCCCGATGCGCTTCAACGTTCATACCGATCCGCATCAGCCTGAAGTGCAGGTCCATCGCCGTAATACCGGAGGAACCAACACCGTACACGAGAATTTTATTGGCGGCCAGCATATTGTCCACCGCTTGCTTGAGGTTGTCCACATTCACGAGATCCAGCGTGTTCTTCAGCAGAATCTCATGCTTCATCGTAACTTTTCTGGCTACTGTCATCACGTCGTCTTTCTCTTCGATTTCCATATTCGAAACTGAAGGTGGACGATCGACCAAATCCTGGGCAACCGAGAGTTTGAATTCGTGAAAGCCGCGAAAGCCCAATTTCCGGGAAAAACGGATAACCGAAGTTTCACCTACACCCGCTTGTTCGGCTAAATCAGTGACGGTTGCCAGCACAGCCTCCTCAGGGTTGTTTTTGACTACATCCGCCACTTTTTTCTCCGCTTTAGTGAGAGAAGAATAAACACTAGATATCATGAGCAG carries:
- a CDS encoding MurR/RpiR family transcriptional regulator, which codes for MARVGSKLQQSNTLLMISSVYSSLTKAEKKVADVVKNNPEEAVLATVTDLAEQAGVGETSVIRFSRKLGFRGFHEFKLSVAQDLVDRPPSVSNMEIEEKDDVMTVARKVTMKHEILLKNTLDLVNVDNLKQAVDNMLAANKILVYGVGSSGITAMDLHFRLMRIGMNVEAHRDAHIIAMSAALVKKGDLVFGISTSGSTRDLVDPVRQAKNNGAVVICLTGHLRSPIAAYADNVLLVPSRELPTEGGALSTKFSQIHLLDILCTLLMLKKGTAKDSLEKTARSVADKLY
- a CDS encoding FAD-dependent oxidoreductase, translated to MRMKETADIIVLGGGLGGCMAAMAGAKMGLQVILTEETDWLGGQLTSQAVPPDEHSWIESFGCTRTYREFRERVRRYYKDNYPLREETRREEILNPGNGWVSRLCHEPKVALRVIEDMLAPYVNSGRIAVYYGFRPVDAATEEDYIKSVTVRHITTGVMITLQGACYLDATECGDVLPIAGVEYVTGAEAHSETGEPHAPEKSDPLDIQSITHVFALDYKEGGDFTIDKPEQYEFWRAFVPGFSRYPQLSWIIPDVNKEDEMKEIAFFPDGIEPMPLWTYRRIIDASIFSDGLYESDITLVNWSQNDYFLGPIYDVPEEERLKHLEGARQLSLSLVYWLQTEAPRPDGGRGYPGIRLRGDVLGSEDGMAKHPYIRESRRIKAVQTITENDVSREVRGEQGIRRYDDSIGVGSYHLDLHPTTRSNRMFYIPSYPYEIPLGSLLPIRVKNLLPACKNIGTTQIANGCYRLHPTEWNIGESAGYLAAYAVKNGVLNHMVRDNPQHLKAFLELLGQEGIETHWPDDLLKPLSNRN